The following are encoded together in the Peromyscus leucopus breed LL Stock chromosome 1, UCI_PerLeu_2.1, whole genome shotgun sequence genome:
- the LOC114685067 gene encoding LOW QUALITY PROTEIN: paternally-expressed gene 3 protein-like (The sequence of the model RefSeq protein was modified relative to this genomic sequence to represent the inferred CDS: inserted 1 base in 1 codon) — translation MYHQEDDTNSDMTSDDDMSRCGRETPPPRSSHSLSSDRDQERRGRSREVEPRDRWPYIRNPRSRLPHRDLSLPVMSRPHFGLERDDDRRSMDYESRSQDAESYQNVVELKEDKKPQNPIQDNLENYRKLLSLGVQLAEDDRHSHMTQGHSSRSKRSAYPSTSRGLKPMPEAKKPAHRRGICEDESSHGVIMEKFIKDVSRKSARARELHERPPPPPPPPRFPRPSDNWKDGASNRRESVIQERGLEGSAYRGGFRFNADLISRNRVLERKRRYHFDSDERGHEHKSCVRKKPFECGSEMRQAMSMGNLSCPPVPESQPIDFPADPYVCDECGRSFSVISEFVEHQIMHTRENLYEYGESFIHSVAVNEVQKGQGGGXRFECKECGETFGRSAALAEHRQIHAREYLAECNDQENEDTIMPSPTFSELQKIYGKDKFYECKVCKETFLHSSALIEHQKTHGRGNSDDRENERERERQRMRARARELRERERGEPFLTCPNFNEFRKMYRRDKIYECKVCGESFLHLSSLREHQKIHTRGNPFENKSRMCQETFVPSQSLRRRQKTYREKLFDFNNARDALMESSDPGDHQKNRSRKNFFEGRGYEKPFAESQKSHTITRPPTNEDDKPFTISVNPNDKPKSPTMENGSQGRPYERPVIHSLGPALPLKSRGAFGFPKPRSVTESSTQTTGGILPRILSRGSIFEGKEFKRSIFHSLPAPRPLKRHRANDLLGCYDEEGESSIYIPELSNKRRKIPTGEDTYEGSNSSNHTDSIPPGVPRAEPPSLSGEPRESNQDVTFSVPSSSVREHQKARAKKKYIETRSSEASVIHSLPFGDLQAFRRRAKFFECQECGEAFAHGSDLIEHQKIHDRERPSGSRHFERSVIRSLAPSDPQTSYAQERFIQEQVRKFREFGQRSATSNNLSVQKTHTQEKYAEEPHDKQTHGQKIHDKEPNGQEPHGQEPHGDEPQDKEPLDQEMRNEEPHGDKPNGQEPHGDEPHDNGLLDQEMGSEEPHGEEPHGEESHGQNKEDTTIQASGSDDHKKDDAGDMIYECQDCGLGFTDLTDLTSHQDVHSRKDLVDSREYAPSEVHAHPVSEFENKCSGEKLYECPKCGESFTHSSLLLEHQRVHEEDQLYSVKACDDGFIALLPVTRPRRNRAAERNPAAVTGSAIRCRQCGQGFIHSSALNEHMRQHRDDEMLEQNELTEEIFIQGLALTEYQGSETEEKLFECTICGECFFTAKQLGDHHTKVHKDEPYEYGPSYTHASFLTEPLRKHIPLYECKDCGQPFLDDTVITERMVFHPEREGGSDIVAATAQEVEANVLIPQEVLRIQGSNAEAAEPEVEAAEPEVEAAEPELEAAEPNGEAEGPDGEAAEPDGEAEQPNAEAEQPNGDADEPDGAGIEDPEERADEPEEDVEEPEGDADEPDGADIEDPEEEGEDEEIEVEEPYYNCHECTETFASSAAFGEHLKSHASVIIFEPANALGESPGYPERASTSASGAEQADDDKYFKCDVCGQLFQDRLSLARHQNSHTG, via the exons GATGCTGAATCATACCAGAATGTTGTGGAACTCAAAGAGGACAAGAAGCCTCAGAATCCAATTCAGGACAACCTGGAGAACTACAGAAAACTGCTCTCACTGG GAGTACAGCTTGCCGAAGATGACCGACACTCTCACATGACACAAGGCCACTCTTCGAGGTCCAAGAGAAGTGCCTACCCAAGCACCAGCCGAG GTCTGAAACCCATGCCTGAAGCCAAAAAGCCGGCCCACCGACGCGGAATCTGTGAGGATGAATCTTCTCATGGAGTGATAATGGAAAAATTCATCAAGGATGTGTCACGCAAATCCGCAAGAGCGAGGGAGCTGCACGagcgtcctcctcctcctcctccacctccgaGGTTCCCCAGGCCCAGTGACAACTGGAAGGACGGTGCGTCCAACAGAAGAGAGTCAGTGATCCAGGAGAGGGGTCTTGAGGGGAGCGCGTACAGGGGTGGCTTCCGGTTCAATGCAGACCTGATTTCCAGAAACCGAGTGCTGGAAAGGAAGCGGCGTTATCACTTTGATTCTGATGAGAGGGGTCACGAGCATAAGAGCTGTGTGAGGAAGAAGCCTTTTGAGTGTGGCAGTGAGATGAGGCAGGCTATGAGCATGGGTAACCTGAGCTGCCCTCCCGTCCCTGAGTCTCAGCCGATCGATTTTCCGGCAGATCCGTATGTGTGTGATGAGTGCGGGAGGTCGTTCAGTGTCATCTCTGAGTTTGTCGAGCACCAGATCATGCACACTAGGGAGAATCTCTATGAGTATGGAGAGTCCTTTATCCACAGTGTGGCTGTCAATGAGGTACAGAAAGGTCAGGGCGGGG GACGCTTTGAGTGTAAGGAGTGTGGAGAAACCTTCGGTAGGAGCGCAGCCCTGGCAGAGCATCGCCAAATCCATGCTAGGGAGTACCTTGCCGAATGCAATGACCAGGAGAACGAGGACACCATCATGCCTAGCCCGACCTTCAGCGAGCTGCAGAAGATATATGGCAAAGACAAGTTCTACGAGTGCAAGGTGTGCAAGGAGACCTTTCTGCACAGCTCGGCCCTGATTGAGCACCAGAAAACCCATGGCAGAGGCAACTCAGACGACAGAGAGAATGAGCGTGAGCGCGAACGCCAGCGCATGCGTGCGCGTGCACGGGAGCTGCGCGAACGCGAACGCGGGGAACCCTTTCTGACCTGTCCAAACTTCAATGAGTTTCGGAAGATGTACAGGAGAGACAAGATCTATGAATGCAAGGTGTGTGGGGAGAGCTTCCTTCACCTCTCGTCCCTGAGGGAGCATCAGAAAATCCACACTCGAGGAAACCCCTTCGAAAATAAGAGCAGGATGTGCCAGGAGACCTTTGTCCCAAGTCAGTCCCTCAGAAGGCGCCAGAAAACTTACAGGGAGAAGCTGTTCGACTTTAACAATGCCAGAGATGCACTGATGGAAAGCTCAGACCCCGGTGACCACCAGAAAAATCGTTCTCGAAAGAATTTCTTTGAGGGCAGGGGCTATGAGAAGCCCTTTGCCGAATCTCAGAAGAGTCATACTATAACAAGACCACCTACAAACGAAGATGACAAGCCATTCACCATCAGTGTCAACCCCAATGACAAGCCGAAGTCCCCTACCATGGAAAACGGCTCCCAGGGGAGACCCTACGAGAGGCCTGTCATTCACAGCTTGGGTCCTGCACTACCTCTGAAGAGTCGCGGCGCATTCGGGTTCCCTAAACCAAGATCAGTGACGGAGTCTAGCACCCAGACCACGGGAGGCATTCTCCCCAGAATCCTCTCCAGAGGGAGCATCTTTGAAGGAAAGGAATTCAAGAGATCCATCTTCCACAGCTTGCCTGCTCCCCGACCTCTGAAACGTCATAGGGCAAATGACCTGCTTGGATGCTACGATGAGGAGGGCGAGTCCTCCATTTACATCCCAGAGCTGAGCAATAAGCGTCGGAAGATTCCTACCGGAGAAGACACTTATGAAGGAAGCAACAGCAGCAACCACACAGATTCCATCCCCCCGGGTGTACCCCGCGCTGAGCCTCCAAGCCTTTCTGGAGAGCCCCGTGAATCTAATCAAGATGTCACATTTTCAGTGCCCAGCTCAAGTGTTCGCGAACACCAGAAGGCTCGTGCCAAAAAGAAGTACATTGAGACCAGGAGCAGTGAGGCCTCTGTAATCCACTCCCTGCCTTTTGGTGACCTGCAAGCATTCCGCCGTAGAGCGAAGTTCTTTGAGTGTCAGGAATGTGGGGAGGCCTTTGCTCATGGGTCTGACCTCATCGAGCACCAGAAGATTCACGACAGAGAAAGACCCTCTGGGAGCCGACATTTCGAGCGATCTGTCATCCGCAGCCTGGCCCCTAGCGACCCTCAGACCAGTTATGCCCAAGAACGCTTCATTCAAGAGCAAGTGCGCAAATTCAGAGAATTTGGACAACGCTCTGCTACCAGCAACAACCTCAGTGTACAGAAAACCCATACCCAAGAAAAATATGCCGAGGAGCCCCATGATAAACAAACTCATGGTCAAAAAATTCATGACAAAGAGCCCAATGGCCAAGAACCCCATGGCCAGGAGCCCCATGGTGATGAGCCCCAGGACAAGGAGCCCCTTGATCAGGAGATGCGCAACGAAGAGCCCCACGGTGATAAGCCCAATGGCCAGGAGCCCCATGGTGATGAGCCCCATGACAATGGACTCCTTGATCAGGAGATGGGCAGTGAGGAGCCCCATGGTGAGGAGCCCCATGGTGAAGAGTCCCACGGCCAGAACAAAGAAGACACTACCATTCAGGCCTCAGGTTCTGATGACCACAAGAAAGATGACGCCGGCGACATGATCTATGAATGCCAGGACTGCGGACTGGGCTTTACTGACCTCACAGACCTCACAAGCCATCAGGATGTCCACAGCAGAAAGGATCTGGTTGACAGTCGCGAATACGCACCCTCCGAAGTTCATGCCCACCCCGTCAGCGAATTTGAGAATAAATGCTCTGGAGAGAAGCTGTACGAATGTCCAAAATGCGGGGAGTCTTTTACTCACAGCTCACTGCTTCTCGAGCATCAGAGAGTCCATGAAGAAGACCAGCTGTATTCTGTAAAGGCCTGCGATGATGGTTTCATCGCTCTCCTGCCCGTCACGAGGCCAAGGAGGAATCGCGCTGCAGAGAGGAACCCCGCCGCCGTTACTGGGTCAGCCATTCGATGCCGTCAGTGCGGGCAAGGCTTCATTCACAGCTCCGCCCTCAACGAGCACATGAGGCAGCACAGAGATGACGAAATGCTGGAGCAGAATGAGTTGACGGAGGAGATTTTCATCCAAGGCCTGGCCCTCACCGAGTACCAGGGAAGCGAGACCGAAGAGAAGCTTTTTGAGTGCACGATCTGTGGGGAATGCTTCTTCACTGCCAAACAGCTCGGAGACCACCACACCAAAGTCCATAAGGACGAGCCCTATGAGTACGGGCCCTCCTACACCCACGCCTCCTTTCTCACCGAGCCCCTCAGGAAGCACATCCCACTGTACGAGTGCAAAGATTGCGGGCAGCCCTTCCTCGACGACACGGTCATCACCGAGCGCATGGTGTTCCACCCCGAGCGAGAAGGGGGATCGGACATAGTAGCCGCCACTGCCCAAGAGGTCGAAGCCAATGTCCTCATCCCACAAGAAGTCCTGAGGATCCAGGGGTCAAACGCAGAAGCGGCCGAGCCGGAAGTGGAGGCCGCCGAGCCGGAAGTGGAGGCTGCAGAGCCTGAGCTGGAGGCCGCAGAGCCCAATGGAGAGGCCGAAGGGCCAGATGGAGAAGCTGCCGAGCCCGACGGAGAGGCGGAGCAGCCCAATGCAGAGGCGGAGCAGCCCAATGGCGATGCCGATGAGCCAGATGGAGCCGGCATCGAAGACCCAGAAGAGAGGGCTGACGAGCCAGAGGAAGATGTCGAAGAGCCGGAGGGAGACGCCGACGAGCCTGACGGTGCAGACATCGAAGACCCCGAAGAGGAAGGCGAAGATGAAGAGATTGAGGTCGAAGAACCGTACTACAACTGCCACGAGTGCACAGAAACCTTCGCCTCCAGCGCGGCCTTCGGCGAGCACCTGAAAAGCCACGCCAGCGTGATCATCTTCGAGCCCGCCAACGCTCTCGGAGAGTCCCCCGGCTACCCTGAACGCGCCAGCACCAGCGCCAGCGGGGCCGAGCAGGCAGATGATGACAAGTATTTCAAGTGCGACGTGTGCGGGCAGCTCTTCCAAGACCGCCTCTCCCTCGCCAGACACCAGAATTCTCACACTGGCTga